The proteins below are encoded in one region of Pomacea canaliculata isolate SZHN2017 linkage group LG7, ASM307304v1, whole genome shotgun sequence:
- the LOC112568034 gene encoding uncharacterized protein LOC112568034 isoform X1 has translation MKGVFIFIFLLQHVICGELKIECAATSEKNLVCKFPDNVNSTQKDFGVYFYPHDGGEEPLVDCGWVKSQLHCIRQEGFECKNPVNNTAVITIPTEFSNRNGSYKCVTDGYKHDSIRPCQLSKKQDMSHFALCDANATVEHTVVIKCRFSFNVSNFSIVNNNKNNNIVHNFSKTFCETSNKCSYKIEDSVNIFTVEVETENNPGYDEYRCLPNVIFPRHEVKSCSAKMETETQSSSVPVNVTIIYIVVSVTTGMVLVIVIFWIVRASFKRRMEGNRQNRHKENELILMGTD, from the exons ATGAAGGgtgtcttcattttcattttcctcttaCAGCACGTTATATGCG GTGAGTTGAAAATAGAATGTGCGGCAACAAGTGAAAAAAACTTAGTATGCAAATTTCCAGACAACGTCAACTCAACTCAGAAAGATTTTGGAGTCTACTTTTATCCTCATGATGGTGGCGAAG AACCCCTGGTTGACTGTGGATGGGTCAAGTCACAGCTTCACTGTATCAGACAGGAGGGCTTTGAGTGTAAAAACCCGGTGAACAACACTGCTGTAATCACCATACCTACAGAGTTTTCAAACAGAAATGGAAGTTACAAATGTGTAACTGATGGTTACAAACATGACAGCATCAGACCCTGTCAGCTCTCTAAGAAGCAAG ATATGAGTCATTTTGCACTTTGTGATGCAAACGCAACTGTGGAGCATACAGTGGTAATAAAATGCAGGTTTTCTTTCAACGTTTCCAATTTTAGtattgtcaacaacaacaaaaacaaca acatTGTGCACAActtctcaaaaacattttgtgaaacttCAAACAAGTGTAGCTATAAGATCGAGGACAGCGTTAACATCTTTACTGTGGAAGTGGAGACTGAAAATAATCCTGGGTATGACGAGTATCGTTGTCTCCCGAATGTTATCTTTCCTCGACACGAGGTTAAGAGCTGCAGTGCGAAAATGGAAACAGAGACACAAA GTTCAAGTGTACCTGTGAATGTTACAATAATCTACATCGTTGTCTCTGTAACAACTGGAATGGTTTTAGTGATTGTGATATTTTGGATTGTTCGAGCATCCTTCAAACGACGAATG GAAGGAAATCGGCAAAATcgacacaaagaaaacgaaCTAATTCTTATGGGGACTGATTAA
- the LOC112568034 gene encoding uncharacterized protein LOC112568034 isoform X2: MKGVFIFIFLLQHVICGELKIECAATSEKNLVCKFPDNVNSTQKDFGVYFYPHDGGEEPLVDCGWVKSQLHCIRQEGFECKNPVNNTAVITIPTEFSNRNGSYKCVTDGYKHDSIRPCQLSKKQDIVHNFSKTFCETSNKCSYKIEDSVNIFTVEVETENNPGYDEYRCLPNVIFPRHEVKSCSAKMETETQSSSVPVNVTIIYIVVSVTTGMVLVIVIFWIVRASFKRRMEGNRQNRHKENELILMGTD; the protein is encoded by the exons ATGAAGGgtgtcttcattttcattttcctcttaCAGCACGTTATATGCG GTGAGTTGAAAATAGAATGTGCGGCAACAAGTGAAAAAAACTTAGTATGCAAATTTCCAGACAACGTCAACTCAACTCAGAAAGATTTTGGAGTCTACTTTTATCCTCATGATGGTGGCGAAG AACCCCTGGTTGACTGTGGATGGGTCAAGTCACAGCTTCACTGTATCAGACAGGAGGGCTTTGAGTGTAAAAACCCGGTGAACAACACTGCTGTAATCACCATACCTACAGAGTTTTCAAACAGAAATGGAAGTTACAAATGTGTAACTGATGGTTACAAACATGACAGCATCAGACCCTGTCAGCTCTCTAAGAAGCAAG acatTGTGCACAActtctcaaaaacattttgtgaaacttCAAACAAGTGTAGCTATAAGATCGAGGACAGCGTTAACATCTTTACTGTGGAAGTGGAGACTGAAAATAATCCTGGGTATGACGAGTATCGTTGTCTCCCGAATGTTATCTTTCCTCGACACGAGGTTAAGAGCTGCAGTGCGAAAATGGAAACAGAGACACAAA GTTCAAGTGTACCTGTGAATGTTACAATAATCTACATCGTTGTCTCTGTAACAACTGGAATGGTTTTAGTGATTGTGATATTTTGGATTGTTCGAGCATCCTTCAAACGACGAATG GAAGGAAATCGGCAAAATcgacacaaagaaaacgaaCTAATTCTTATGGGGACTGATTAA
- the LOC112568035 gene encoding uncharacterized protein LOC112568035, producing MKIVMCCFLLVNTSAMGYTGCKARGRETLICIFPSNVNSTQSDFGVYFYYDDGGEEPLVDCAWTKSHLHCIKQKGFECKHPVSDTAEIIVPKSFGDKKGSYRCVSDGNRHNNIKSCRLPDMGDHDFSSTCEVKAGSNYQVTLKCIFSFNVIGFNVTKSGIVVANYTRSSCHNSTSCEHNLKHNNEIFMVKLVVTEFLYNDYYYCLPNNLALRDSITGCSLVNNANDESVTTLIYLAALSFVPVGIVAVVIIKLTLLKSRDKSATKV from the exons ATGAAAATCGTCATGTGCTGCTTCTTGCTCGTCAACACATCTGCGATGG GTTATACAGGATGTAAAGCAAGAGGTAGAGAAACATTAATCTGCATTTTTCCAAGCAATGTTAACTCAACACAAAGTGATTTTGGAGTCTACTTTTATTATGACGATGGTGGTGAAG AACCATTGGTGGACTGTGCATGGACCAAGTCACATCTCCATTGCATCAAACAGAAGGGTTTCGAGTGTAAGCATCCAGTGTCTGACACGGCTGAGATCATCGTACCAAAAAGCTTTGGGGATAAGAAGGGTAGTTATCGATGTGTGTCAGACGGGAACAGGCACAATAACATCAAATCATGTCGTCTTCCTGATATGGGAG ATCATGATTTTTCATCAACTTGTGAAGTAAAGGCAGGTTCGAACTATCAAGTGACtttgaaatgcattttttcttttaatgtcatCGGCTTCAATGTTACCAAGAGCGGAA TTGTCGTTGCCAATTACACAAGATCATCCTGCCACAACTCAACGTCTTGTGAACATAATCTTAAGcacaacaatgaaatatttatggtAAAGCTTGTTGTAACTGAGTTCCTGTAcaacgattattattattgccttcCGAACAATCTTGCTCTGCGGGATAGCATCACAGGCTGCAGCCTCGTGAACAACGCAAACGATGAAA GTGTTACTACACTAATATACCTTGCGGCACTATCCTTCGTTCCTGTTGGGATTGTGGCTGTAGTCATCATTAAGCTAACCCTCCTAAAATCAAG AGACAAAAGTGCAACTAAAGTGTAA
- the LOC112568305 gene encoding uncharacterized protein LOC112568305: MPFKIKEVMCYFLLLPVAISSTKTECSAVDRRNLVCSFPFNVNSTQRDYGVYFYPDDGGEEPLLDCAWIHSQLHCIKQKDIEYKHPVSTLAEITIPRSFADRNGSYRCVPEGHRHHSIKSCRLPEEKDKDISTSCDAMVALDKRQVIINCNFSVTVHSFIVKTNTTVVGSFTTSVCQNSTVCSKSPSDKAFTLTLDLTGDPNDEYFCHADQLLQQVVVKGCTPPSYALYKSSSAPALAAVLSSVDFVIVFAVTAGVV, translated from the exons ATGCCATTCAAGATAAAAGAAGTAATGTGTTACTTCCTGCTGCTGCCTGTGGCAATTA GTAGCACAAAGACAGAATGCTCTGCAGTGGATCGAAGGAACTTGGTTTGCTCATTTCCATTTAATGTGAACTCTACACAAAGAGATTATGGAGTCTACTTTTATCCTGACGATGGCGGTGAAG AGCCACTGCTGGACTGCGCATGGATCCATTCGCAGCTTCACTGTATCAAACAAAAAGACATCGAGTACAAACACCCGGTGTCTACACTTGCTGAAATCACCATTCCAAGAAGCTTTGCGGACAGAAACGGAAGTTACAGGTGTGTCCCTGAAGGTCATAGACACCACTCCATCAAATCCTGTCGCCTTCCTGAAGAGAAAG ATAAGGATATTTCCACTTCTTGTGATGCCATGGTAGCATTGGATAAACGTCAAGTGATTATCAACTGCAATTTTTCCGTAACTGTTCACAGCTTTATTGTCAAAACGAACACAA ctgtggTGGGCAGCTTCACAACATCAGTTTGTCAGAACTCCACGGTTTGCTCTAAAAGCCCTAGTGACAAGGCCTTCACCTTGACACTGGATCTCACTGGAGACCCAAATGACGAGTATTTTTGTCACGCGGACCAGCTTTTACAGCAGGTTGTCGTCAAAGGATGCACCCCTCCTAGCTACGCACTTTATAAAA gtTCATCTGCACCTGCGCTTGCGGCGGTGCTATCTTCTGTTgattttgtgattgtgtttgcaGTAACTGCTGGTGTAGTGTAG